One window of the Microtus ochrogaster isolate Prairie Vole_2 unplaced genomic scaffold, MicOch1.0 UNK108, whole genome shotgun sequence genome contains the following:
- the Ndufa3 gene encoding NADH dehydrogenase [ubiquinone] 1 alpha subcomplex subunit 3, with the protein MASRITTFLKNAWAKEPVLVVSFSVWGLAIIMPIISPYTKYASMINQATPYNYPVPVRDNGNMPDVPSHPQDPQGPSLEWLKNL; encoded by the exons ATGGCCTCGA gAATCACCACTTTTCTCAAGAATGCCTGGGCGAAGGAGCCGGTGCTGGTGGTGTCCTTCTCAGTCTGGGGCCTCG CTATAATTATGCCCATAATCAGCCCCTACACCAAGTATGCTTCCATGATCAACCAGGCAACACCCTACAACTACCCAG tcCCTGTACGAGATAATGGGAACATGCCCGATGTGCCCAGCCACCCCCAGGACCCTCAGGGCCCAAGCCTGGAGTGGCTGAAGAACCTGTGA